The Paenibacillus tianjinensis genome has a window encoding:
- a CDS encoding SMP-30/gluconolactonase/LRE family protein, whose translation MAAAGYWHCKTGLYRFSENEPEQRIAEVEPEHPRNRLNDAKCDSSGRLWFGTMSMDFTKAAGSLYVMDLDGQVRRVLTGISISNGLAWDDQRGRMYYVDTATRGVDVMDYDVQSGTVDNRRRVFLIPEGAGDPDGMTIDREGMLWIAHWGGGCVSRWNPHTGKQLAKVEVPAKNVTSCTFGGDALDELYITTARDGMSEEELQRWPLTGGLFKFKAGVQGVEANIFKGVLK comes from the coding sequence CTGGCGGCGGCTGGATACTGGCACTGCAAGACGGGGTTATACCGGTTCAGCGAAAATGAGCCGGAGCAGCGGATTGCTGAGGTAGAACCTGAGCATCCGCGCAACCGGCTGAATGATGCCAAATGTGACAGCAGCGGCAGGCTGTGGTTCGGCACGATGAGTATGGATTTCACAAAGGCGGCGGGCAGTCTGTATGTCATGGATCTTGATGGCCAGGTGCGCCGGGTCTTAACCGGCATAAGCATCTCCAATGGCCTGGCCTGGGATGACCAGCGCGGCCGGATGTATTACGTTGATACGGCAACCCGGGGTGTAGACGTCATGGATTATGATGTACAGTCCGGTACCGTTGACAACCGCCGGAGGGTCTTCCTTATTCCGGAGGGAGCCGGTGACCCGGATGGGATGACGATTGACCGTGAAGGTATGCTCTGGATTGCGCACTGGGGCGGCGGCTGTGTGTCGCGCTGGAATCCCCACACCGGGAAACAGCTCGCCAAGGTTGAAGTTCCGGCTAAAAATGTCACCTCCTGCACTTTCGGCGGCGATGCGCTCGATGAGCTGTATATTACAACGGCACGGGACGGGATGAGTGAAGAAGAGCTCCAGCGCTGGCCGCTTACAGGCGGACTGTTCAAGTTCAAGGCCGGAGTGCAGGGTGTGGAAGCTAATATTTTCAAAGGTGTACTTAAATAA
- a CDS encoding SMP-30/gluconolactonase/LRE family protein — MAGQAELVVDAQALLGEGPHWDHKAARLYWVNIEGKQLRSYDPNTKDEKIYTFDKKISAVVPAAGGGWILALQDGVIPVQRK; from the coding sequence GTGGCTGGTCAAGCAGAATTGGTTGTAGACGCACAGGCTTTGCTGGGGGAAGGCCCCCATTGGGATCATAAGGCCGCCAGGCTGTATTGGGTGAATATTGAGGGTAAGCAGCTGCGGAGCTATGATCCAAACACTAAGGACGAGAAGATCTATACCTTCGATAAAAAGATCAGTGCCGTAGTCCCGGCAGCTGGCGGCGGCTGGATACTGGCACTGCAAGACGGGGTTATACCGGTTCAGCGAAAATGA